In the Pantoea sp. Aalb genome, one interval contains:
- a CDS encoding anthranilate synthase component 1 — protein MKLININAPYREDPATVFHQLCGTRSSTLLLESSDINSKQNLKSLLIVDSALRITSLGNRVKIQALSENGSTLLPLLDNVLPSTVKINISINHRELYFPTISTVHDEDSRLKSLSVFNVLRLILQLFTSPIEKREAILLGGLFSYDLVTIFENLPKLSNQQNCPDYCFYLAEILLIIDHQQRLAHLQASVFCPLNSEFNRLKQRVLQLKRQMSQTAPPVPVKRLERMELMINQTDEQYCRIIRDMQQAIRIGEIFQVVPSRRFFLPCPSPLASYDILKNNNPSPYMFFMQDQDFSLFGASPESSLKYDAISRQIEIYPIAGTRPRGLVNGSIDRDLDSRIELEMRTDHKELSEHLMLVDLARNDLARICIPGSRYVSNLTKVDRYSFVMHLVSHVIGTLREDLDVLHAYCACMNMGTLSGAPKVRAMQLIAEKEGTRRGSYGGAVGYLTAHGDLDTCIVIRSAWVENGIATVQAGAGVILDSDPQAEADESRNKARAVLHAIATAHYCEDIF, from the coding sequence ATGAAACTAATTAACATTAATGCGCCATATCGGGAAGATCCAGCTACAGTTTTTCATCAACTATGTGGCACACGTTCATCTACTCTATTACTTGAATCATCTGATATAAATAGCAAACAAAATCTAAAAAGTTTGCTTATTGTAGATAGTGCGCTACGCATTACATCTTTAGGTAATAGAGTAAAAATACAAGCATTATCAGAAAACGGCAGTACACTTTTACCATTACTAGATAATGTTTTACCATCTACTGTAAAAATTAATATTAGTATTAATCATCGTGAATTATACTTTCCTACGATATCCACCGTACATGATGAAGATTCTCGTTTAAAATCACTTTCGGTATTTAATGTATTACGTCTTATTTTACAATTATTTACCAGTCCAATTGAAAAACGTGAAGCAATATTACTTGGAGGTTTATTTTCTTATGATCTAGTTACTATTTTTGAAAATTTACCTAAATTGAGTAATCAACAAAATTGTCCAGATTATTGTTTTTACTTAGCTGAAATATTATTAATTATTGATCATCAACAGCGATTAGCACATTTACAAGCTAGTGTATTTTGCCCATTAAACAGTGAGTTTAATAGACTAAAACAACGTGTTTTACAGCTAAAACGTCAAATGAGCCAAACTGCACCTCCTGTACCAGTTAAACGTTTAGAACGAATGGAGTTAATGATTAATCAAACTGATGAACAATATTGTAGAATAATACGTGATATGCAGCAAGCTATTCGTATCGGTGAAATTTTTCAAGTAGTACCTTCACGTCGTTTTTTTTTACCTTGTCCATCACCTTTAGCCTCTTATGATATATTAAAAAATAATAATCCTAGTCCTTATATGTTTTTTATGCAAGATCAAGATTTTTCATTATTTGGCGCTTCACCGGAAAGTTCATTAAAATATGATGCGATTTCACGCCAAATTGAAATCTATCCTATTGCTGGTACTAGACCACGAGGACTAGTTAATGGTTCAATCGATAGAGATCTTGATAGCCGTATTGAATTAGAGATGCGTACCGATCATAAAGAACTATCAGAACATCTTATGTTAGTAGATTTAGCACGCAATGATTTAGCACGTATTTGTATTCCTGGTAGTCGATATGTTTCTAATTTAACTAAAGTAGATCGGTATTCTTTTGTTATGCACTTAGTATCACATGTCATTGGAACATTACGCGAAGATCTAGATGTATTACATGCATACTGTGCTTGCATGAATATGGGTACTTTGAGTGGCGCTCCGAAAGTACGAGCGATGCAATTAATAGCTGAAAAAGAAGGTACACGCCGAGGTAGCTATGGTGGAGCAGTAGGTTATTTGACGGCACATGGAGATCTAGATACCTGTATAGTTATTCGTTCAGCTTGGGTTGAAAATGGTATTGCTACAGTACAAGCTGGAGCAGGGGTAATATTAGACTCTGATCCACAAGCTGAAGCAGATGAAAGTCGTAATAAGGCACGAGCAGTATTACATGCTATCGCTACTGCTCATTACTGTGAGGATATTTTTTAA
- a CDS encoding YciK family oxidoreductase, translating to MHYQPKLNILENRIILVTGASDGIGREVALTYASYGAHVILLGRNAKTLHNTKQAIDQLNKTPACLLLFDLEQANPKNCKELAEKIAICVPHLDGVLHNASILGDLVPLVKLNPTIWNQVIQINLHAVFYLTQVLIPLLLKSKAGSLIFTTSSVGRIGRASWGAYSVSKFAIEGMMQVLADEYKNCSLRVNCINPGSTRTKMRARAFPQENSNLLKRPIDLMPIYLYLMSDDSRYKTGISFDAQPKYQNNIFS from the coding sequence ATGCATTATCAACCTAAACTGAATATACTAGAAAACCGCATTATTTTAGTTACCGGAGCTTCTGACGGAATTGGCCGTGAAGTAGCTTTAACTTATGCATCATATGGTGCACACGTCATCTTGTTAGGTCGTAATGCTAAAACATTACATAATACTAAACAAGCAATTGATCAGCTTAATAAAACTCCTGCCTGTTTATTATTATTTGATCTAGAACAAGCTAATCCAAAAAATTGTAAAGAGCTTGCTGAAAAAATTGCTATATGTGTACCACACTTAGATGGTGTTTTGCATAATGCAAGTATTCTTGGAGATCTTGTACCATTAGTTAAACTTAATCCAACTATTTGGAATCAAGTTATACAAATAAACTTACATGCTGTTTTTTATTTAACACAAGTATTAATTCCTCTTCTATTAAAATCAAAAGCTGGCTCATTAATATTTACTACTTCCAGTGTAGGACGTATCGGACGTGCTAGTTGGGGTGCTTACTCAGTATCAAAATTTGCTATTGAAGGCATGATGCAGGTACTAGCAGATGAATATAAAAATTGTTCGCTACGCGTAAATTGCATAAACCCAGGTAGCACACGTACAAAAATGCGAGCACGTGCTTTTCCACAAGAAAATAGTAATTTATTAAAAAGACCAATTGATTTGATGCCAATATATTTATATTTAATGAGTGACGATAGTCGTTACAAAACTGGTATTAGTTTTGATGCACAGCCTAAATACCAAAATAATATTTTTTCCTAA
- the sohB gene encoding protease SohB — protein sequence MGFLSSYGLFLVKSITVVVAIAVTIIIVLNNVMLRKYKNNGQLRLIHLDEEYRQMKEDIQLAKIKSHVKKIWLKQHKKQEKIKIKNDKRNAKVNLTAKEKPTLYVIEFKGSIDANEVSSLREEISAVLSVAGPGDEVLLRLESMGGMVHSYGLAASQLQRLRDANIYLTIVVDKVAASGGYMMACVANRIIAAPFSIIGSIGVVAQIPNFNRLLKRNDIDIELHTAGQYKRTLTFFGENTEEGRKKFCDILNETHQLFKVFINEMRPSLDLEKVATGEHWYGRQALSLGLVDGLDTSDALIIRKMKDFTVLGVQYIRKRKIIDRFTHSVSYIVERFFIKIWEHSNKTLISNIK from the coding sequence ATGGGTTTCTTATCTAGCTATGGATTATTTCTGGTCAAGTCCATCACCGTAGTGGTGGCCATTGCAGTTACAATAATAATTGTCCTCAATAATGTTATGCTACGTAAATATAAAAATAATGGTCAGTTGCGCTTGATACATTTAGATGAAGAATATCGTCAAATGAAAGAAGATATACAACTGGCAAAAATAAAATCTCATGTAAAAAAAATATGGTTAAAACAACATAAAAAACAAGAAAAGATTAAAATAAAAAATGATAAGCGCAATGCTAAAGTTAATTTAACTGCAAAAGAAAAACCTACTCTTTATGTTATTGAATTTAAAGGTAGTATTGATGCAAACGAAGTTAGTTCTCTTCGAGAAGAAATTTCTGCTGTATTATCAGTAGCAGGACCTGGTGATGAAGTTTTATTACGTTTAGAAAGCATGGGTGGTATGGTACATAGTTACGGTTTAGCTGCATCTCAACTACAGCGATTACGTGATGCTAACATATATTTGACAATTGTAGTAGATAAAGTAGCTGCTAGTGGAGGGTATATGATGGCTTGTGTTGCAAATCGTATTATTGCTGCACCGTTTTCTATTATCGGTTCTATAGGAGTTGTAGCTCAAATACCTAATTTTAATCGTTTACTAAAACGTAACGACATAGATATAGAACTACATACAGCAGGTCAGTATAAGCGGACATTAACATTTTTTGGTGAAAATACTGAAGAAGGAAGAAAAAAATTTTGTGATATTTTAAATGAAACACATCAATTATTTAAAGTTTTTATAAATGAAATGCGTCCATCACTAGATTTAGAAAAGGTTGCTACAGGAGAACATTGGTATGGTCGTCAAGCACTTAGTTTAGGTTTAGTAGATGGACTTGATACAAGTGATGCTTTAATTATTAGAAAAATGAAGGATTTTACTGTACTCGGTGTTCAGTACATACGTAAAAGGAAAATAATCGATAGATTTACTCATAGTGTTAGCTATATTGTGGAACGGTTTTTTATAAAAATATGGGAACATAGTAATAAAACTCTAATATCTAATATAAAGTAG
- the topA gene encoding type I DNA topoisomerase — protein sequence MGKSLVIVESPAKARTINKYLGHNYVVKSSIGHIRDLPTSNSSTSRKNYDKEKIICKKIKKDARAALVSRMGIDPWKDWQVEYQILPGKENIVLELRHLADEADHIYLATDLDREGEAIAWHLQQIIGEDNKRFSRVIFNEITEKAINKAFENPGEINIKRVYAQQARRFMDRVVGYMVSPLLWKKIARGLSAGRVQSVAVRLIVEREQEIKSFLPKEYWKVDGIFNTLTGDQLNMQVTHQADKIFRPIDKNQTKEAISILQKAYYKISYREDKQTNSKPSAPFITSTLQQAASTHLGFSVKKTMIIAQLLYEAGYITYMRTDSTSLSKDAITTARSYIEEHFGKKYLPELPNLYYNKSNSQEAHEAIRPSNIYMLAEELKCMEANAKKLYQLIWRQFIACQMVPAQYDLSMLKVKADDFELKAKGRTLCFDGWIKIMPSISKNNKSNSLPKVNVGDYLTLKELIVTQHFTKPPIRFSEALLVRELEKRGIGRPSTYANIISTIQDRGYIRITNHRFYAEKMGEIVTHRLKENFQELMNYDFTAHMEDNLDQIANNKVDWKIVLNSFFKNFSRQLNKAEKEPKEGGMQPNKMVLISINCPICNRKMGIRTASTGVFLGCSGYTLSSKERCKKTINLITETEIINVLEGDDAEAHALLSRRRCQNCSTAMDSYLIDNQCKLHICGNNPECDGYEIEKGNFHIDRYNGLLVYCEKCNYKMDLKIGRFGKYMSCTNQDCKNTRKLLRNGELAPPKQEPISLPELLCKKSDAYFVLRDGASGIFFAANTFPKSRETRTPLVEELQRFVDRLPEQLKYLAKAPAIDPEGNKTIIRFSHKTKQQYISSEKQGKITNWAMFYIDGKWQKIKE from the coding sequence ATGGGTAAATCACTAGTTATAGTTGAATCGCCGGCAAAAGCTAGAACAATCAATAAATACCTTGGCCATAACTACGTTGTAAAATCCAGTATCGGACATATTAGAGATTTGCCAACTAGCAATTCTTCAACTAGTCGTAAAAATTATGATAAGGAAAAAATAATATGTAAAAAAATTAAAAAAGATGCAAGAGCTGCGTTAGTAAGTCGAATGGGTATTGATCCCTGGAAAGATTGGCAAGTAGAATATCAAATTCTACCTGGAAAAGAAAATATTGTTTTAGAATTAAGACATCTTGCTGATGAAGCTGATCATATTTATCTTGCGACTGATCTTGATCGTGAGGGAGAAGCTATTGCTTGGCACTTACAACAAATAATCGGTGAAGACAATAAACGATTCAGTCGTGTAATATTTAATGAAATAACGGAAAAAGCCATTAATAAAGCTTTTGAAAACCCAGGAGAAATTAATATTAAACGCGTGTATGCACAACAGGCACGTCGTTTTATGGATCGTGTAGTAGGATATATGGTTTCACCATTACTATGGAAGAAAATTGCACGTGGTTTATCTGCTGGTCGTGTACAATCTGTTGCTGTGCGCCTGATAGTTGAACGTGAACAAGAAATAAAATCTTTCTTACCAAAAGAATATTGGAAAGTTGATGGAATTTTCAATACACTAACAGGTGATCAGTTAAATATGCAAGTTACTCATCAAGCAGATAAAATATTTCGTCCGATTGATAAAAATCAAACCAAAGAAGCCATTTCAATTTTACAGAAAGCTTACTATAAAATTTCATATCGAGAAGATAAACAAACTAATAGTAAACCTTCCGCACCATTTATAACTTCTACATTACAACAAGCTGCAAGTACACACTTAGGATTTAGTGTAAAGAAAACTATGATAATAGCCCAACTCCTATATGAAGCTGGATATATTACTTATATGCGTACTGATTCTACTAGCTTAAGTAAAGATGCTATTACTACAGCTCGTAGTTATATTGAAGAACATTTTGGTAAAAAATATTTACCAGAATTACCAAATCTATATTATAACAAAAGTAATTCACAGGAAGCTCATGAAGCGATTCGTCCTTCAAATATTTACATGTTAGCAGAAGAATTAAAATGTATGGAAGCTAACGCAAAAAAACTTTATCAATTAATTTGGCGTCAGTTTATTGCTTGTCAAATGGTACCTGCTCAGTATGATTTGAGTATGTTGAAAGTAAAAGCAGATGATTTCGAATTAAAAGCCAAAGGACGTACGTTATGTTTTGATGGATGGATCAAAATAATGCCTTCAATATCTAAAAATAATAAAAGTAATAGCTTACCTAAAGTAAATGTAGGTGATTATCTTACCTTAAAAGAACTTATTGTTACTCAACATTTTACTAAACCACCAATACGGTTTAGTGAAGCTTTACTGGTCCGTGAATTAGAGAAACGAGGCATTGGTCGGCCTTCAACTTATGCAAATATTATTTCAACTATTCAAGATAGAGGTTATATTCGAATTACAAATCATCGTTTCTATGCTGAAAAAATGGGTGAAATTGTTACACATCGGCTAAAAGAAAACTTTCAAGAACTAATGAACTATGATTTCACTGCACATATGGAAGATAATCTTGATCAAATTGCAAATAATAAAGTTGATTGGAAAATAGTACTCAATTCTTTCTTTAAAAATTTTAGCCGCCAATTAAATAAAGCTGAAAAAGAACCGAAAGAAGGTGGCATGCAACCTAATAAAATGGTATTAATATCGATTAACTGTCCAATATGCAATCGTAAAATGGGTATTCGTACTGCTAGCACTGGAGTATTTTTAGGTTGTTCTGGATATACTTTGAGCTCTAAAGAGCGTTGTAAAAAAACAATTAATTTAATCACAGAAACTGAAATTATTAATGTGTTAGAAGGTGACGATGCAGAAGCTCATGCTTTACTATCTAGGCGTCGCTGTCAAAATTGTAGTACGGCCATGGATAGTTATTTAATTGATAATCAATGTAAATTACATATTTGTGGGAATAACCCAGAATGTGATGGTTATGAAATTGAGAAAGGAAACTTTCATATTGATAGATATAACGGTTTACTTGTTTATTGTGAAAAATGTAATTATAAAATGGATTTAAAAATAGGACGTTTTGGTAAATATATGTCTTGTACAAATCAAGACTGTAAAAATACACGTAAACTTTTGCGTAACGGTGAATTAGCTCCACCTAAACAAGAACCAATTTCATTACCTGAATTACTATGTAAGAAATCAGATGCTTATTTTGTATTACGTGATGGAGCATCAGGAATATTCTTTGCTGCCAATACTTTTCCAAAATCACGTGAAACTCGTACGCCTTTAGTAGAAGAGCTACAACGTTTTGTAGATCGTTTGCCTGAACAGCTCAAGTATTTAGCAAAAGCACCAGCTATAGATCCAGAAGGTAATAAAACTATTATACGTTTTAGTCATAAAACCAAACAACAATACATATCTTCAGAAAAACAAGGTAAAATAACTAATTGGGCTATGTTTTATATAGATGGCAAATGGCAAAAAATAAAAGAGTAA
- the cysB gene encoding HTH-type transcriptional regulator CysB: MKLQQLRYIVEVVNHNLNVSSTAEGLYTSQPGISKQVRMLEDELGVQIFARSGKHLTEVTPAGEKIIRIAREVLSKIDSIKSIAGEHTWPDKGSLYIATTHTQARYALPNVIKAFIERYPHVSLHMHQGSPMQIAEAVFKGNADFAIATEALHLYDDLIMLPCYHWNRSIIVTPNHPLAEKKQITVEELAKFPLITYTFSFTGRSELDMAFNRIGLTPHIVFTATDADVIKTYVRLGLGVGIIASMAIDPVFDTDLVCIEASKIFNKSTTKIGFKRSTFLRSYMYDFIYTFTPHLTRDIIDTAINLRTNEDIEVMFRDINLSLK; this comes from the coding sequence ATGAAATTACAGCAGTTGCGTTACATCGTTGAAGTCGTTAATCATAATCTCAATGTTTCATCTACAGCAGAAGGCTTATATACATCTCAACCTGGTATTAGTAAGCAAGTTCGTATGTTGGAAGATGAACTTGGAGTACAAATATTTGCACGTAGCGGAAAACATTTAACAGAAGTCACACCCGCAGGTGAAAAAATTATTCGCATTGCACGCGAAGTATTATCTAAAATCGATTCTATCAAATCAATTGCTGGAGAACATACATGGCCTGATAAAGGATCTCTATATATTGCTACGACACACACTCAAGCACGCTATGCATTACCTAATGTAATTAAAGCTTTTATTGAACGCTATCCACATGTGTCATTACATATGCATCAAGGATCTCCTATGCAAATTGCAGAAGCAGTGTTTAAAGGCAATGCTGATTTTGCTATAGCTACTGAAGCATTACATTTATATGATGATCTGATAATGTTACCTTGTTACCATTGGAACCGTTCTATTATTGTTACACCTAATCATCCTTTAGCTGAAAAAAAACAAATAACAGTTGAAGAATTAGCAAAATTTCCACTAATAACCTATACTTTTAGTTTTACAGGTCGTTCTGAGCTAGATATGGCTTTTAATCGTATAGGTTTAACTCCACATATTGTATTTACAGCAACAGATGCAGATGTTATTAAAACTTATGTACGTCTAGGTTTAGGAGTTGGTATAATTGCTAGTATGGCAATAGATCCAGTATTCGATACTGATTTAGTATGCATAGAAGCATCAAAAATTTTCAATAAAAGCACTACTAAAATTGGTTTTAAGCGTAGTACTTTTTTAAGAAGTTATATGTATGATTTTATTTATACTTTTACTCCACACTTAACACGAGATATAATAGATACAGCTATTAATTTACGAACTAATGAAGATATAGAAGTCATGTTTCGCGATATTAATTTATCACTTAAATAA
- the ribA gene encoding GTP cyclohydrolase II, with protein MQLKLIAKAKLPTPWGNLLIVGFEELITGHNHIALVYGDIKDQSPVLARIHSECLTGDALFSLRCDCGFQLKAALTAITKERCGVLIYHRQEGRNIGLLNKIRAYALQDKGYDTVEANNKLGFAADERDFTLCADIFKLLSINKVRLLTNNPRKVDILTQAGINIIERVPLIVGRNPSNERYLDTKAKKMGHFLQYLKEDQ; from the coding sequence ATGCAGCTTAAATTAATAGCGAAAGCAAAACTGCCCACTCCATGGGGGAATCTCTTAATCGTTGGCTTCGAAGAACTAATAACTGGCCATAATCATATTGCATTAGTTTATGGAGATATTAAAGATCAAAGTCCAGTATTAGCACGTATTCATTCTGAATGTCTAACTGGTGATGCTTTATTTAGTTTACGATGTGATTGTGGCTTTCAATTAAAAGCAGCACTGACAGCAATAACTAAGGAAAGATGTGGTGTACTAATTTATCATCGACAAGAAGGACGTAATATAGGCCTTCTTAATAAGATTCGTGCTTATGCATTACAAGATAAAGGTTATGATACAGTAGAAGCTAATAATAAATTGGGTTTTGCTGCTGATGAACGTGATTTCACTCTCTGTGCTGATATTTTTAAACTCTTAAGCATTAATAAAGTTCGATTATTAACTAATAATCCTCGTAAAGTTGATATCCTAACTCAAGCAGGAATAAATATTATTGAAAGAGTACCATTAATCGTAGGAAGAAATCCTAGCAACGAACGCTACCTTGATACTAAAGCAAAAAAAATGGGACATTTCCTTCAATATTTAAAAGAAGATCAATAA
- a CDS encoding LapA family protein yields MKSLLIFFVILVIFIISVILGAQNNQVITFNFLFAKIECQISTLLACLFSAGFMLGWTICGFFWLRTRLTLSNVQRKLKRIKAQQNII; encoded by the coding sequence ATGAAATCTTTACTGATTTTTTTTGTTATATTAGTTATTTTTATTATTTCAGTAATACTTGGCGCACAAAATAATCAAGTTATAACTTTTAATTTTCTATTTGCAAAAATTGAATGTCAAATCTCAACATTACTTGCATGTCTCTTTAGTGCAGGATTTATGTTAGGATGGACTATCTGTGGTTTTTTTTGGCTACGCACACGTCTTACTCTATCTAATGTTCAACGTAAACTTAAGCGAATTAAAGCACAACAAAATATAATTTAA